The Spinacia oleracea cultivar Varoflay chromosome 2, BTI_SOV_V1, whole genome shotgun sequence DNA segment aaattatttcttcaaaatcactaataatgtataaattaatcatttaaccttttaaaatgcttatctatcaactttttatttttatgatataaaaGTTGCAAAaaagtaggttaaagttataaaaaactgcataaaagttatcttggtgtacaataaatttattgtacaccttgtgcgcacaagaccttttgccTAAACTAGTGGCTAGAAAAAGAATTAAGAGCAACCGAAGATCGGAACACCACTACTGCAAGAAAGGTACATTTCATCTATGGGACCCAAAAGATAAGGTAAAATTTTTTAAAAGAGAAGATACCTCTGGTAAAATCAATGTTATCATACAAATGCTAGGACAAGCATATGATAAAAACAAATGCAAGAATGGGTTGCTAAAAGGTCAGAGATACATAATTTTAAGCTTTACCTTCAATCACGAACCCAAAAAGGCTCACTAGAGAGGTTCTTTCTACTTCTTGCGTGAGCGGCTGCAGCTCCTGGTGGAGGTGCATGTACAGTAATTGGAAGACACCACTCGCATTTGTCTCTTCCTTCAACTAGAAGAGGGTGATCATACCTGAGAACAATAGTGTGACAAAACGATCAAGGTGACAGAAGATAGATTCTTCCATGCAAAGATGGAATATACAGATGAATTTAATAAGATTGATAAATAATAGAGACAAAGACATGAAGTACATCAGGAGGATAAGAAACCCACATGGTGAAAACCTTAAACAAAGTGAAGGACTAATTGTCAAATAAATGTTACAAAGCATGACTTAGGTTCTGTTTATTTCACATTATTTTGGCACGATAGGGAAGCGAATGTCCAGCAAGGTAACCAACCCTGGACTACATTTTGGGAGCAAATCATAGTGTTGAACCTACCCAAAGCTAGTGCCCATGCAAAAGCACTTACCTCACAACGAACTTTCGCCTTCAAGAAAGGGGATATAACAGATATCAAAGTGGCATGGTCAGACATCTAAGACCAAGATAATACTTAGATTCAAATGTGACATCCCTAGTTCTTCTACAATGAATCTATCATGAGAAGAAGCCTTATCCTTTCACATTTAAGCATCAATTTTAATGTCTAAAAAAAGTATCAATGGCCTTTTGCCCATCAGCATACGAGTTCCAAAAGGCATATAATAACGGAATATCCATCACCTCCGCATTTGATTGCAAAATGATAACCCTTAAACATAATCTTAACAAGTTAAAAAGCCTACCTACTCCAATCAATATTCCTTGGAGTGGTAAAGAATTCAAACCGCAAAGCCCATTGAACAGACACGTGAGGTGTTGAAAAAGACATTGGTCCGTCCATGGGAATGGAAAAGAGGAAGCTAGTCTGCACCAAGTCAGCAACAACCTCATGATGATCACTGTGAACCTACATATTTAGATCACAGAATGAAAAGTGAGAAAGACTTCCCATAATTATAGAGTGGGTAAAACAACAAATCTTAATCACTTAAAGGTTAGATGTAAGTATAGTCAGCAGCAATCCGAGATTGAGATTATAAACACAGCTGAGTATTCCACCAAACATGATCAAACTGACAGAGGAGGAGAGGACAGAtttaaaaagagagagaagaagGAACAATTGATAGCTAAGGAAGACAAGACCAAACATCAAGCACCATCACCGGAGAACTAGCAGGAGCTGCAAATACCAAATTGAGTTGCTCCAGCTCCTTTGGGAAAGCCCCAATATTTTACATCTTAATTTAGTAAGACTAAGGAACTGGTACAACACGGATACGTACACAACATAAATTGTGATCCGATAGATGCATATCCAAAAGAAGAAATTGGGAGAGAGGAGGGTTGAGAAGTTAAGTAAAATGGTAACTCTGAGTTACATTTGTTAGACATCTGGAAATGCCATCGTTTATAATGACATATTGGCCGATATTTTGTTATTATACAATAATCAAACAATTGGTTGAAAATCAGAAATTGACGAACTACTTTGTAAGAAGTGAAGGACATTccacaaatttcaaattaacaATCAAGACAAGGAGAATTCAATAACATATTCTTTATATGActagaaataaaaaaatcatgTGCCTCGACTTGTGAGTAAACTTAAAAAGTTATGGGCTTTTAATTAGTGATGTCTGAGAAACACAGGCTCACCTTTGTAAGTGTAGGGGAGTTCCTTCGAGATGGATGGACAGAACGTCGATTTATAGTCTCCGACATCTCCAAGGTGATCGATACCTGGAAGACAATTAATCCCATAGCTAATCAAAAGATATACACTCTAGTATCACAGCAAACCATCAGACTTAATATTCATTATGTTTCCATTTGTGAAGAATTATTACCTCGAGGCACCTCCTTGTTCTCTCTTCATGGAAAAATGTAAGGGTCCCACCTATCTATAACCAAAGTGTTAATCTATAAGTTAAAATCTGAACAGAGCACAAACGTAAGTATATCACAATGCTTCCCTACAATTTTACCATATCACTGAAATAATAATTTGAATCTGACTTTTTGGGTGAGAATCTGAGCAGAACTTGATCATCAAGTTTGATGTTATAAGACCTGCCTCGAATACAGCCTTCTGCTGCAGAAAATGTTTGGATCTAATTAGAATGTAAAGAAAACGTGGCAAATAATCCAAGAAATGCAGGGACTAAAAGAGGAGACATGATGAAAGTGTGACAATTACATGCAGCAGATTCTGTAGGTCGGACGGGAGAAGACGCTCCCTTTTCATCTTCATCTTTAGAGTATATTTTTGAATATCCTCTTTGCAGTCTTGGTGATATAACAGGAGGACTCTTGGATGATAAAACATCTGGCAGGAGAGAAAACATTTCCATTTTATAACAATTGGATAATTAACACTTTAAAACTTGAAAGGCCTTATAAAAGGAGAAAATCAAATGCTTACCCCCATTTGAATTATGTAGAACTTCATCAGCTTCTGCATGCAAGGGTTCTCTAAAGGACCTTGAAGTCGATCCTTGTAGAGATAATGAACTGCCAAATGACTTATGAAGACTGTCTCTTGAAGGATTATAGGAAGAAACAGATAAAACTTCGTCTCTCGAACTATCATAGCCTTCCTCAGCTCCATCATACATATCATTAGCCCTAACCTTTAAAGAAAGATCACAACTAAGAAACGAATCATATCACAGTTGTGTCGACCTATGATGCTTGGGCTCATATACAGACCCAAGAGTCTGAAGTGGAAAACCTCTAACTTTTGACTCTTAACTAGTCCCTGCACTCTTAATCTTTTTATCTTATCAT contains these protein-coding regions:
- the LOC110786151 gene encoding uncharacterized protein → MPPPEISRRFSLFGIGESSNKQSSIGRNREELIPILKLETDKNVYRPGDEVLVTIELQNPSDPSNAHEITSSFERSLLLERLSFELKGVEKLDTQWFTPQKSTPGLKQRKGEHVFLDYSTTSLVSNQIISSGATKKYVVRTVLPSIIPPSYRGTTIRYLYYVRSTFAGQWLILENGHSERDLAQTITGLEARVPLQLWVTEQASGLLVEEGQFDGIVPIQTIQTDIYWKELDGDSEWVRANDMYDGAEEGYDSSRDEVLSVSSYNPSRDSLHKSFGSSLSLQGSTSRSFREPLHAEADEVLHNSNGDVLSSKSPPVISPRLQRGYSKIYSKDEDEKGASSPVRPTESAASEGCIRGRSYNIKLDDQVLLRFSPKKSDSNYYFSDMIGGTLTFFHEERTRRCLEVSITLEMSETINRRSVHPSRRNSPTLTKVHSDHHEVVADLVQTSFLFSIPMDGPMSFSTPHVSVQWALRFEFFTTPRNIDWSRYDHPLLVEGRDKCEWCLPITVHAPPPGAAAAHARSRKNLSSEPFWVRD